A stretch of DNA from Tigriopus californicus strain San Diego chromosome 11, Tcal_SD_v2.1, whole genome shotgun sequence:
acttgaatcggattagtcttctttggacgaggtcaaggaatccatccatccattccatctagctttgggttggctcgctcaagtcttgctcacagacggatgtaaaaggggccgggaccatggccggCTCCGAGTCCTTGACCAGCCTGAGCCccaggacaggcccagggtgggtgggttgactggggtcgacacttgCATTGTCTGGACaagaggagatgaatccggattccggagaaaGGTATTGGTTGATCGATcgttcatcattcaatcctcgataggagatggaagtgtgactattGAATGAAGAGGGGAcgggatgacatctgatgactttgaacattgattgacaatttcaggcCCCTTCATTCTCaaagttggggttatcctgcgtcATAATAAACCGCAatcaatgcattttccttcgttataaaccatcatggatcgaaagagttaagttctgtaatggctgaaaatggacaccttggttggaagggctggggaggatgctgacGTCCATGAACTGAATTTTTCAgcttgtccaagcctgacttaaaGCCTACTGCTTAATCTTTTTCTAAGGCATGATGGGAGTCGTTTCCCCCACCAATCATTTCTGACATTGAGTTCCTTCACGAAAACTATAACAATGTTTAGCTCATCTATAGTTATTGTAGGATGACGGAACTGACAAGAACATTCTTTCCTTTAACTTTCAGACTGAACAACTTGCCATTCATACGCCGTTAAACTAGAGCTAAAGCAGCTTTTCAATCGAATATCGTAGCAGTTCAATTCGATGCAGAGTTTCAGTAAATAACAATGTtacttttgaggctaaaaactaaaagaagGAGGACTTGCATGTTTTCAACGCTTCTTTAAAGTCCTGAAGTGCCTGTTTATCGCTTTTGATAATTTAGCTCATTGGTGAggcaatgaaacaaatttagGCAAAGTTGGCAGAAAGATCatggtttatttttttgagacGACTATAGCACTGCCATAGGTGCATTACGAGTTTAGTCAAAGAAAGAATCATGAGCCGTATCCAATGGGGTGTAAACATTAGATGATAACTAACAACAGAGCAgactaatatttttttttctatgcggacttccttaccgctaccgggattggaatcccagcacttcaagacgagaagattatttattatacttgacttttatttatatattttatttgatcgaccaacgaattggagttggctgatctagctaatccttgaataaaaggttgatccggaattttagtcaaaaacttgtccaagtctgacttaaatcttgctactggatcaacccctacataaaccctacgaatatttgagggcagcaaattgaacaatgaaggagcccgagaaagaagagagttggacttcattgttttaactaggcCTTGgatttcgagggcttgaaggtgccctcaaaacgcacattaagcctctacggtcactacaattgaccctaaatcctgggttgggacaaagctcatgaatgcatttgaaaacgtacaatatcagatacctttcgtaccttctctgagtactgtacaatcccaacctttctaacctctcccaatacgagagctctctcatatcttcaatgttcctagtaaaacatctttttgacctgctcgagcttttgcaaaccttctgaactaattggagcccaaatgggagaggcatattcaagatgcggctgaacaatcgacttctacagagttagcatcgtgacactatctctggacttaaacgtgcgatatatccaaccacatgtttgaaagccttaccaactttcaactggatatgctcatcgaactttccattatcttggaggactacacctaaatccttcatggatgagacctgctcaatgtccttaccttcatcatctaatagtggagtgtctaatggcgtcgacccaaaggtcattgagcggaatttctttccattcaaggccatgttactgccagcaacccaggaataaatttggtctaggacctttgccagacaaccggaatcctgaccattcctaccaactaccaattttgtatcatcagcataggaagagatactgacattactgctaccaagcttctgaagcggagcaatgaagataatgaaaaggagaggaccaaaatggagccctgagggacaccagacttgacatcatgtatgtcactaagcgatccctcaaccttaactaattgtttcctaccacaaatgaaacttcttagcaAATTagaaaaccttgccttggatcccaatctcatggagcctgttaactaaaaggccatgatctaccttgtcaaaggccttggcaaagttgagataaactacatcgactgattcatggctctccagtccctcaataacctgctctatatgctcaatcagttgggtaaccgtgctaaaatgtgctcggaacccatgctggctaggaggaaggacttcatgtatatcaagaaattcaacaagtttgaacttcatgatcttctcaaacatcttcgcaatattcgaagtgagagaaattggcccgTAGTTACTGTGAAGCGACTTGattcctctttgaaaattggtgaGACTTTGGTGagaatggaaacttgccctgatccaagatgcaacgcatcaagtacgagaaaacaggagcgagaaccagtgagcatctcatcagaaactgagatgtcacgccatcaggaccaggagagctcgaaagcctcaagtccctgatggcctctaaagcatcctgatctgtgactacaagatcatctaaacgctcaacttgactaaccttgtcaatctcaacagactcatcttcagagcaatgagctgttgcttccgaactcagaGTGGGTTtgaaacacactggagaactgatctccaagcatgttagccatagtctctccattgctaatggcttccccatcaacctcaaaaggcccaacagagtgtttcatttttctcttagagttcgcataagagaaaaatgccttcggattcgacctgacctcctgaaccaccttactctcagtttgtaactggtcatattcgatggaggccttaatcttaccctgaactacgtccaacttttttttggagactacccacaattactggattcgaagcgctcttcagccttttgctagtttgcaactctttttgaacaaagtcttcctatattttggaatttttgtccgtgtaccacctttcggaacacattcagagattggtAGACTGGAACAAACTTCCATAAAAACTcaaactaatttatcaatggctgcatctatggacgattcctgtttcagaattgaaatgaggtcaagttcttctaatcttttctataatcaacggccaatgttcatctttgaacttgaacttagccaaaccgacctttttgaccggttttactctagagcacgccggaTTATGATTAGGATTATGATGGCAAGATGAGTTCCAACTACAGATCATCATTGTGGCAACAAGTTGATGGATCCGACTCTACATAGCACCTGGGTGAAAGTTTCTTCAGTGCAAGAGCTTGTGATTGAGCCTGCACCGTGGGTGGATCAAGAAGCAGTGATGAGAATAACGTCTCCTTTTCCGATTTTATAGTCAGCGATTTCggaattgttccaaaaggcATGGAGTTATTGGAAGATTAAGCCACCCAAGATCGGCACAATGGGAGTGTACCCTCGTCTGTAATATCTAGAGTTTTACTGGTTCTACGGCTTGAAGTCAAAATTAAAGTTACCAATTTAGCGGCTTCACTCCATCAAATTGACAAGGCAAGGACCCTAAGTAAGTTAAGGAATTTGGACTTCATTCTGTTTCCACCCGACAGAAAATGATttctagaagaaaaaaacaatttaacAGCGTTTAAATCATACTTTGTCTGGAAGCAAAGGTCTTCTCAAATGTTAtggaaaatgtttgaaattcgTGGGAAGACTAGAGAAAACCAATGCAAAAAGTAATATCAAAGATGTGTGATATAGGAAGTTTTGTCACACTCTTAATCCTCTCTACACTCTCCAACCAGTTAGCTGGGCGTCTGTTTACTAACAATACAAATTCGTGTTGGTCTTCCATAAATTGTACTGGATTTATTGCAATGAGCGTTACACTACTAATGTGACGAAGTGACACTCTCGCTACCATCAATGATCTTGTATGTCCACTGATCGAGTTCGGGGTCGACATACTGCCGAGACCATTTCCTCAGAGCTTCGGACCGTCCTCGATCGGAAGGAACAATATCACGACTAAGATTCTCGCATGAGTCATTGAGCGCAAACGGCATTTTTGGAGGCAAATAATGAAAGCGAGCTCCGCATTGGCCTCCCTCATCCATCGAGGTAGTctctcattgaaaatgaaattcagtTAGCCACGAGTCACTGATGGTGGTAACTTTGTATTCGATCGATTCGATCCAGCTTTTCCACTGGAATTTCATATGTCGTCGCACTAGGCGTCTGCTGTCTTACAACTTGCACCTACCGGGTGCCGGCTTGCTAGTATTCTCCAATAAATAAAAACCACCCGCAACTCAAGTCAAGAGGTCATGATGACGTTGAGCCATAGTACGGAGAAAGGGGATCAAAACTTGCAGGAACCCAAGGATTAATGCGATAATATCAGTCTATGGTGGAAGTATGGGAGTGCTATACCCTTCTATGGACGTTACCCAGTATGAAACTCCACTCAACAGTTGCTGCATCAAAAAGCTGTCATTTGGAGAGACCATGAattaaaatcaggattgccaaaatattgttcaacGTTGCTGCCACTTCAGAACCCATAGTATGATCCAACTTTGGCAAAACAATTAGCAAATCAATTAGTATGCCAGACGCGTCCTTGAGTTGCTACATGTTTTTCCTACAGAAATGAGCCACTTTAAAGTATTTGAGAAACTGCTTGACCTATTACTGAAACTTGGATGTTTTTTCTAACTTAAATGAATGAAGCCATTCAAAGAATCTGAGGAGCTGCAAAACATTCACAGGGCTTGAAGGGCacattgatgtaaaaagtTTCAGCCTGATTTTAAAAGATTCCATTGCTTAAGGATTCAGTGGTCATACTTTGTTAAGTATTAAGTATTGGCCACCCTCACGCGAGTCATTGAGGCCGTCAACCCGTACATCAAGACGGCGTTGGAGGTCACGGAGGAACAAATGACGTTGCAGGGCAAGGCCGCGCCCTCCGGTCCCATCATCAGCAGTGATTGGTGGCTGCTCCCCCCCAACGCGCACGTGAGGATGTACAACGTGCCTGAAACAACGGAAGTGGGAGGCATCATCCTGGACGATCAACACGTGCCCAGGAGTCTGGAAGGATCAGTCAAGCTTCCCAATATCGTCCTCCATTATCGGCCCAATCTATCACATTCTTTGGACAGAATCAACACCACTCACTGCTCCTATGACCCCCTATACACGTCCTCCTGTTTCCACACAAAGAGGACGAATGGACTCTGCTCCCCCGTGTCTTCTCTAGAAAGGTGCAGAAGTCCAAATTGCCAGAGGCCGACTTCTACACCTATTGAATGTAAGTCACGTCTCTTTCACGTCACGGCTCTTTCAAATGTACCTCAACAATCAATGGGACAAGATTGAAGGGCAACGCTTGTAATGGACCCAAGGAAATCAACTGCAACTGTGCAGGGAGCTCTATTCCGTGATATTGGATGCAATCAATGTCAACGACTTTGCACCCCACCAACAGCAAGGGAATTGTTTCATCCTGCCACTGACTATCTATGGCTCAAAGAGGCTCTGGAAGAAATGTTATCATGATGTGATGACCATCATCCGGTTCTATGGGAGGCCGGACTTCTTCCTCACCATGACGTGCAACCCCAGGTGGTCGAAATCCAGGGCAGTCTCTGCCCTGGGGAGTTTGCCACAGACTGGCCGGATTTGCGTGAGAGGGTCTTCTTTCTCAAAAACCAACAACTGAACGCCGATCTCATCAAGACGCACGTCTTGGGCCGCATCTTGGCACGTGATCAGTGTGGAACATCAGAAGCAGGGCCTTCCACACACCCCTCTGATGTTCTGGGTCGCCGCGTGGACAAACCCACGACCCAGGAGTTTAATGTCGACACCGTCTCACCAGCTCCTCAGTAGCAACACCAATCCTGAATTATATGAGACTGTCACAGCCCACATGATTCACGGGCCATGTGGGCCATGGAATCTGTGGTTGGTCTGTATGCAGTGGGAGGAGGGGCCACCTGCCGAGCAGCCCGCCAAACTCTTCCCCAAGATGCTCCAAGAAGAAAGCAGGGTAGTGGATGATTACTACCCAGATTATCCCTGCAGCTCTCCCAACAACAGCGGCCACTTCTACAATCTCACACATACCAATGGGGACGCCGTGGCCGTCGACAATGGGAGGATGGTAAAATGAATCCCAGTCTTCTTCTCAAATATAGCATCTTTCTGGGCAGCTGCCAACGTCTGCAACATACTCACTGGCTTCTTTCATCTACGCAGTCAGGACCTGGAGGCCAGGGTCCTGACCTAACCAAATATTGTGCGGCGGTATTGTTGAAAGTCAGCCAGCCCGACCAAACACGCCCATTTTGCGAAACAGCAGCGTGGGGTGCAATGCTGAGGGCGTGGTTTGTGCGGATACTGTGGGCCGTATCCTGAGGGTGCCCATGGCCAGGCCCAAGGTGTACCATCTGAGGCTGCTTTTGTTCCACGTGCAAGGGCCCACTTTCAAGGCCCTCCAGCCATCAGTTGAAGGGATCGTCCTGGCCCTAAACCAGCAGGCCTTTGTCCACTGTGCACTCATAAGAGGTCCTTTGGAACGTGAAAGAGGAGATGTTTGGCCGGAACCTTTGCAAGTACTTCTGCACTAtgttggtcaatcaaactGTGGCTAATGCTTGAGCTTTCTTGGACAAGGAGGAACTCCTGTGGTGCCTGGCCAAGGATTTCCGGCGAGGATTCCAGTCAGCCCAAACCAAAGCCGCTCACATCAACATGGCCCTGGACGACATCGAAAACATCTTGGAGATGATGGGCAAGACACTCAACAACTGCCCCTATGGCCGTTCCATGTCTTCCGTTTTTTGAGTCAGCTGATGTTTACATGTAGTTCATATCGTTCACCATAGTTCTGGACCATTCTCAACGTGGCATGAACCAATGTTACAAAATGACGTTCAGTAAGTAACAGTTGTCTCTCGTGTTGAAGTACAGGGTGTCACTTAGGTATGAGTCTGCTTTAAAGTTTGATCTTTAGGATGAATTTTATAACAGGTTATCAACTTTGCTTCCCCTATGGCGGCAATATGGTCCAACCAATTACTTTCAAAGTTGGTTGCTAATAAGATGATAGTATTTCAATGAAAGCAAGGTCACAATTCTTGATTAAAGgaattcaaataaaatgaacaattattAAAGGAAATTCATGAGAGGATTTTTTGACTGCCCAATCTCACAAAACTGTCAGAGCCTATTGTACTAATGcagtccatttttttgccgtttATTTGcgcaaaatcaatcatttcaaaaagtgctggCTAGAACATGTGACTATTTTGTCAATGatcatgaaaaatcaaatcacaAGCACTGTTCTAGTCAATTTAATGTCATGGGACCGCTATTTTTTAATCCCCAACAAATGACATAGTTCATTGTTTGTATGGATCATAGGTAACTACTTGTTAGCAGTAGCATGGAATGATTCCTAttggtttttgttgattttgtgCTTGCACTTGCCTGTGAGTAAATAGGATCTATTTTCCCATTTGGAATTTCCTACGCCAGATATCAGGTGACACAAAAGACATGTAACGGCCATACAACTACCCCTAGAGCTCCAGGAGGAGATGGCCTATGACTGAGGCCCACCACAATGAGGTGGATCAAGCTGCCCATGCTGAATGCAGAACAGCGGACAGCCTTTGACACAGTCATGGGTTCCATGGACGCTCAGGATGGGAGCGTGTTTGGCCTCAACGCGGGCAGAGGCACGGGCAAGACACACACCCTCAACCTTTATGTTGTGCAGGCCCAAGGGATGGGCCCACCGCCACTACCGGCATCACAGCCCCTCTCCTCCACGGCGGGCAAACCATTCACACGCATTTCAAGGTCTCAACTTAACTGCAGATTCCCTCTGCCTCAAGCCCAAGCCCATCAAGGAAGTGTGCAAGGAAACACGGCTCATCATCATAGATGAGGTGACAATAGGCCATTGTCAAATGTTTGATGTGTCTGGACTGGAGGCTCAAGGACATTATGAAGATTGCGGAGTCCAAGCAAGAGCAAAGGATGTTTGGCGGGATATCCTGACTGTGCTCTTCACCGGGGATTGGTGGCAAATCCTCCCCGTTGTCCCCAAGGGACATACCGCACAAATCCTCCAGGCATGCTTCCTCAAGTCGTACACCTGGGCCCATGTACACGTCCTCACCCTGGTCACGGAGATGCTGGCGGCATTGGTGGGTGGGGGCAAGGAGGAGTTTGCAACATTCCTTCATAAGATCAGCACCCGGGATGCTCACATTTGACGCCCCNNN
This window harbors:
- the LOC131890684 gene encoding uncharacterized protein LOC131890684, whose protein sequence is MRWIKLPMLNAEQRTAFDTVMGSMDAQDGSVFGLNAGRGTGKTHTLNLYVVQAQGMGPPPLPASQPLSSTADSLCLKPKPIKEVCKETRLIIIDEVTIGHCQMFDVSGLEAQGHYEDCGVQARAKDVWRDILTVLFTGDWWQILPVVPKGHTAQILQACFLKSYTWAHVHVLTLVTEMLAALVGGGKEEFATFLHKISTRDAHI